In bacterium, the DNA window ATAGGAGTTCCTCTGCCTATCCCCATGTGGGGTACTCGCTCCGCGGGCCCGACGCCGCGTCGGGGGACGCGGTGGGACGGTCTTGCGGGCTCGAGGTGCCTGCAGCTGGTCAGCTTGGTACCGCAGTTCGAAGGGGGCGGTACGCGCAGGCCTTGAGAACGAGCTAGCTGGTGCTCCTCCGGCGGAAGATCGCGAGAACCGGAAGGCCGCTGCCGAGCAGCAGCAGCAGTGTACCCGGTTCGGGAATCTGCGCGAAGGTCTGGTCGATGAACGACATCGTTACCGTGCTCTGGCCCGCCTGGCCGACGGCGATCGCCAGGATGTCCTTGGTGACCGCGATCGTCTCGAGGTTGGGGACGATCGCGGAGTCGGTGGACTGGGTTCCCCCGCTTTCGTCGTCGAAGATGATGATCCGCAGGTTCGGATCGAAATCGAAGGTCTCGGTCACCGAGATCGAGCCCGAGGTGCCGAGCAGCGTCGGGTTGCCGGCGAGGTGGGCCTCCGATATCACGAAGCCCGGGGCCGTGGCGGTCACCTGAAAGCTGACCAGTGCGTCCGAGCCACCAACGGTCGAAGCGAGGTCGACGAAGGCGCCCTGGAAGCGGATGCCGTAGTTCCCCATGGAGTCAATGATCGGGATGACGTTCACGCCCGCCGCGTCCGGCATGTCGCCGGTGAAGTTGTAGGTGAAGCTCTCGAACAACTTGTCGCCGACCTGCACCGAACCGCCGCCGAGCAGCGTATCCAGTCCAACGCCCGATCCGATGATCGTAGTGGCCGACGCCGATCCCGGCAGTGCGACCAGCGCAAGGGCAAACAGAACACGGATCATTGCGCGCATGCGTTCCTCCGCGAAGACCACCCGGCAGCGGGCCAAGGCCGGATTGCCGGTCTCCGGGAGGTAGGTGGTGTGACGGGGGCGTTTGTGTCAGGGATTCGGGGCAGAAGCCCCTCTCCATGCGTAATTTCTTCCGAGTGGTGAGGTGATGGCCCCCGGGGGAGGTCGGTTCTCGGGGCTACGCCGCACCGAGGTCCGGAATGCTGGAGCCCGTCGCGGGATCCCCGCAGGGGCTTGACATAAC includes these proteins:
- a CDS encoding PEP-CTERM sorting domain-containing protein, encoding MARCRVVFAEERMRAMIRVLFALALVALPGSASATTIIGSGVGLDTLLGGGSVQVGDKLFESFTYNFTGDMPDAAGVNVIPIIDSMGNYGIRFQGAFVDLASTVGGSDALVSFQVTATAPGFVISEAHLAGNPTLLGTSGSISVTETFDFDPNLRIIIFDDESGGTQSTDSAIVPNLETIAVTKDILAIAVGQAGQSTVTMSFIDQTFAQIPEPGTLLLLLGSGLPVLAIFRRRSTS